Genomic window (Cucumis sativus cultivar 9930 chromosome 2, Cucumber_9930_V3, whole genome shotgun sequence):
tatctaATAACAATCCAACACGAACAAGTTAAACACCCTCAAGTTGATAGAAACATATCACTGATAAACCTTAAACAACAACacataaaaatttatgttacGCTAAATTATTAAGTAAGATCTCAGtgcaaacaaactaaacattcttcaagtctatcaataatatataaacatatcaCTGACAAACCTTAACCCTAAGTAACAACACACAAACTGAAAAAAAGAGGCTAACTAAACAGAAAACGaagaaatttatttcaaacaaatagaaaaagaaaaaatatattttaaacatattaCGACTAAACAGAAAGCACAGGCACGAGCTATTTCAAACGAAAAGCAAAGAAGTTTGTAGATgataaaaatggagaaatcGAAACAACTTAGACGATGAAATGAAGGCATCAGAagaccaaatgaaaaatgaagaaatgagaagaaagTGGAAGACGAAAAGAAAACCAAGTGAAGGAATTGcgtttgaaattgaaatacaaAGCAACGGAAGCGTGAAGTGTACTTGTTGTAGGGGCGTTTTCGTCTTTTACTTTGGGTAGTAGTCCAAATCTGCCATattcacaaattttttaaaacttttgttgTATCCTTGATTAATTTGAACTCAAATGCTATATTTGCTAGCAacccttaattttttttcataaaattacgAGAGTTTTCCtatttataatcaaatacaATCATGTTTGATTCTCAAATATcctattttgaaataatatattttatcataattcTCAATATGTATAAACCAAATGAGTGTATCAAACGTAAGAGCTCCTTGCaaataatatctttttatcataatatcctatttttaaaagacggtaaaaattgcaaaaagaaaaagggctCCTTGCGTATGTAGCAAAATAAAgctaaaatattgaaaaaatagccaaatttaaaattaattgcaaatataacaaagtttaccTTACGTCCAtgtaaaattccaaaaaaccCATTAGGAAGTGTTTGGGCCATAGGTTTGAAATTATGGGAGTTTGAcgtttaaaatcaaattcatgATTGAACACTTGGAATAAAAttcatagaaagaaaaaatcaaactcatggATTTggaatatgttttttttttttaattgaatgtcatatattttagaaaaaatgtcaCTTCAACCTCTTATCAATGATCATTAACAACAAACGTTTAGCCAACTTTATGATCAACCATGATAATCGATCGATGATCACAACATCAATCGTCTTAACTGTTGGCTATAAATCATATTGATTGTCGCCTCTGGATCGTCTTAACCATTGATTATCGATCATCAGTGactatttgttttattttcctaCCAACAATGAACTTTGGACGTTACTATAGTTTGGTGGACATCTCGATTGATGGCGACCAATCGTTATCTTTAACTATTTATGTCATGCTTATTGACAAATGATCGTAGTGATGGCCAATGACCAATAGTCATGACCCTTGGTGAATGGTTGTCATGATGATCATGGCAACTAATCGCTTTAAACATTGGAGATCGTTGGCGATCTTTACAATTGATCAACGATCGTCTTCACCAAAGCTTCCTATACTCTTTCATATTGATTTGAATAGAAAACATTATTCAAGTCCAtggattacattttttttttctaattcaatctAGTAAATTTGTTGGCCAACTCTAAATACCACCTTCGGTGATCATTGTCGGTCAACCATTGGGTATCAAACCCATGAGTTCAAATGGACTAGACCAGACCGTTgcttcacttttatttttatgattttaaaatgtttatgaacTCTTGGGTAGAGTGactttttgagttttaaacacgtatttttcctttatgatttttttattatggaccttgagttaaattatttatttatttaaacattttctaTCAGAGGTTGTTTcctatgattttgttttaatcaaACAATCTTAAAGTTGAATATAGTCTTGGTTGTTTCTGTTTAAAGTTTGAGTTTTTATGTAATGTGGGTTTACTTCgaattaaattgaaagtttgggTTGAGATTGTTGGATTTAAGTGCAACCCAATAGTATCTCTAAAATATAGGTGTTACTCTAATACTATGAAGGAGTAGCCCACTTCATGTTTTGCTAACGAGTTAGTGTAACCCTAAAATTAGGATCAAGACCAGGACTATTATACTCCTTAATTTCTCATCTATTACTATTTTTCACTCCCTCATTTCTCACTGTTCCTCACTCCTCCAAgagttattatatatttacaaattttaattatgccACAAGAAAAATCATCTAATGAACTTTGTTCATATAtagatttagtttaattaaaaaattagatgaaattttgtgtcattaaaaaattaaaaaattgtaatatcaTTTATCAATGTTAACATGACTATGGATACTTAACTCTCTCTTTACCACCCTATCAATTTccatcttttaatttgaaacaattttaaagtaaaattatatttttctataacaaattcaaaagtttagaaagaaaataacaattttgcaAAGTTTTAAAGAAGGTTAATAATATTACTATCCtattagaatcaaaattattaacttaaataaccaaaacttgAGAAGTTTTAagcataaattttgaaaacctaaatagtataaataaatatgtgaacttaattaattaaaatagcatttaaaaaattatttgtcccaatttcactttttatctTTACCACATTGCAGGGGGTGAGCATATGCTCACCGAGCGGTCGTAAATTGTCATTAACCCAATACTCTTATGACATATCGTGATTAAATTCCTTGACAATTTTTGTATCAatagttattgtttttcataaaataacaaatatttgagttatttattttagcaTTTATGTTTGTTGACCATTCATCTGTCCATTTTTGGTTGTACTAGCACCAATTAGCCGTTCATGGtaatgaaaaattagtttgaagctaaatttattaaacGAACATCctaattaaccaaatttgatcaaatcaattgaataaaaatgtgtattttagGTACAATATACATGTATGCCAAAAATAGTAgtgaaaaaccaaaattatgaTAGTTTACACCTCAAACACGTATTATAATAACACAATATATAATGTACACCTCAAACACCAATTATAAtaacacaaattataatagtCTGCaccctaaatatataatataatacttTACACCCATAACGTAAACTATTAGTTGgaaaactattataatccCAACactattataatatattatttgctCCAAGTGGCACCAttgtattttgattgatttagtttttttttttattttttttatttttatcttttatcattttagggCTAATTGAGATATTTggtaattaatattttcatttaatataagtttgaaaacttcttactattttttcaaatgaaaacttgaaaaaagttgagaaattattttagatacACACATTTTTAAGGTTTAAAATGGCAAATaatccacttttttttcttcttataataTCAAATGCTCTTTTGCTAATCATACTACCTAAAATTACTCTATTGCCCCCCTCCCCCCATTTTTATTGACTTAGgatttttcatctttccttCCAGTGTTGTTTCTTTGAGTTTGAATCTCGTCCATCTTCTCGATATTTGGTCTTACCCATATTCTTCGACACGATCATCTTCTCTAGTGTCCATGGACGAGAAGCTtctctcatattttttttcatgggACTAAGAGATGGGTGACAAAAAGAGTAGGACGAGATCGAGAAAATGAGAGTGTAGAAAGCAAGATCGCAAGATGGTCGAGACTGTGGGTGATTTTGAGAGAGTGAAAGGACAAAGAGCCTAACTAACAAGACAAACGAGAACAACACCGATTTTGAACGAGATAAGTGAGAGCGAGACTGCTTTTTTATGTGCGGcaaattttttgtaatttcactCGATGTTAGCAAATgatcattcaaaattttttaaaaaaattggatcatttgacattttcttccCAATATTTTGGTCATTCATGTGGCAGTCTAAAAAAGTTTGCTATTTGTGAACTCaacaatatatcaaatattaggaaaaatatcaacttaaaccctaaaatctGAAAATGTATCAATCTAAACCATATagtaataattgtatcaatttaaactctaagctaataattatatcaaattatacTATGAAGTTTCATAAATGTATCTATCTAAAACTTTAGCTCTCacaattgtatcaatttaaatcctctattatattttatttggataCAGTTAAGAAAGCCGACAGATtctaacattaaaaaaatttatgatttaattaatatagttattagtttgagatttaaattcaacaacgTGGATACCATTGTTATTTTAGTGTTAACTTAATTAACATTTgtccaaaatattaaacacAGTGTTATGGAAAATgccacattttttaattcttatttaaaCAATAGTATTATGGTAAATACGAGCTTCACCATGAAagttaaaataagattttaattgGTTGAGTAAAGAATatagaaatataacaaaagtctgaaaaagaaaaaaagaaagtgaggCATAACCATTAAACCCTACACCGAGACGGTTTGTTCGCCTCAAATCTCCAAACAAAGCAAAGCAAAGCAAAGCAACATCTTTCACTCTCAGCTTCCAAGCCCCCGCCCTAAAATCTCTCTTCCATTTCTCGCCTTCAACCTCACTCTCCAGATTCGATTatcattctctctctcccGCACTCCGCATTCAAGGTTTGTTCTCCattcattatttctttttactttttgcttaaacTCCATCACCCTCTTACTCATGTTTCACAACCATTCACAATGTGAAATATCATACTGTAATTGTGTTATCAATGTTTCATTTCTCCTACTCGAAATCCAAATCTCTGTAATTTTTTCGACTCTCTATTTCTTTGTTCCATTTATGATGATACAATCTTCTAACTTCTGAGGCAGTAACCATCTACGTGTACATCATGAAGGTTATGGAGTATTAGCTTCTCCTTCACTTTCTCtatcttattttattcttaaaaaacatTCATAGCATTATTTCTCAGCTTTTCTCAACTGATTGAGCGTTCTTTAGTGTATACTTTGTTTCAACCTCAAGAGGACACTAAGCCATGTCAATTGCTTCACAAACCCCTGATATATTGGGTGAGCGCCAATCTGGTCAGGATGTTCGTACTCAAAATGGTAAATCTTAAACCTTTTCACcccctttctttcttcttcttacttCTTATTAGTCacacctttttttaaaaaaaattatacatgtGTGTTCTTTATTTATCTTAAACTATTAATAAACAATGTGTATTACTCATTTGAGTTATTTGGTGGGTTCAGTTGTAGCGTGCCAAGCAGTTGCCAACATTGTGAAATCCTCGCTTGGACCTGTAGGCCTTGATAAGGTATTGTGTCACTTACTACGAGGTTGCAAATTAACATACTGATTGTCTGCTAGTTGAGAAGCTTTCGGCTTAGAGGAGCAgtatttacaatatttgaaGCTTTTAGGAAactattttgtataattaacGAATGGGATTGAAACAATGGTTCTTGCTAACCTTACCCATCTCTCATATAGAAACCTTCTTATAATCTCACTTAATGGGTTTAAAGCGTCTAATGAGTCTaatctaaactattaatttgctttaaaaatatgtatcaGATGCTTGTGGATGATTATGGGGACGTTACCATCACTAATGATGGTGCAACAATTCTTAAGATGTTAGAAGTGGAGCACCCTGCTGCAAAAGTGGGTAAACAGCCTTGTtgtttacatatatatgtgtacaCTCTTATATGTttaatgttgattttatgcATTTTTAGGTGCTTGTGGAGTTGGCTGAACTCCAAGATCGTGAAGTTGGTGATGGCACAACTTCAGTAGTCATTGTAGCAGCTGAGTTGCTCAAGGTAAGTGTATTTAATATGCTTCATATTGAGAAAGTATCATTTATTATCAGGAACATTTAGAACATCGTTTTCCCCTTCTAACTCTTCAGAGAGCTAATGATTTGGTGAGAAACAAGATTCATCCAACGTCTATAATTAGTGGGTACAGGGTAAGcaagtttctttcttttactccAGCCTAGTGGAagtttgttcatttttataaaattttaaagagatGTCTGTAGCACTCATTTTCTATTGGTTTTTAGTTGTATTTTTTGATGTTgtgattttcatatttgtatgctttaatatttttttatgttgaaaGCTTGCCATGAGAGAAGCATGCAAATATGTCGAGGAAAAGTTGGCTGTAAAGGTGAGTTATTTCTAGTAAAATATCTTTGcattattgttgaaatttatctatatttatatttttagatatgTTATGTAAATCATATGCATTCAACCTCCGATGACATTACATGGACTTGGGTGCAATGTTGTTCACCGGCTTTTCTTTGTGGGTTAAGAAATCTTTCCACAAGGAGGTGCAAACATTGATTTAAATGCAAAAATTACAATCGTATAAATGTCCAATCATGTAAATGTGTTGTCGAGTACTATTACTTCTTACCAAAGTCATGGCTAACTCCTTGTTGCCTTTTCTTAAAGAGGTTTTATAAAGTTCTTAACATTGCTGCTAATAATAAGGATTAACTCATCCATCTTTTGTCTTTGACATTTCTatagtttagggtttatttaGTTCTACTTTCTAAGAGTAATTGGGTTGAGTTGgtggacaattttttttttttagtttaacttCTGTATTCTCTCTGCATCTTTATTAAGGATTTTTCCAATTAACACCAATTTGATCAAGTATTTTCTTTAAGCTCTCTTGGTTGTGGAGTGGTCTCAAACcctttttgtatatatttcttttgtacttTATACTTACATAGATTAGTTAACAGTATCGTCAAAGGGTTTTTCTAACATCACTTGATGTGGATGGTCAGGTTGAAAAGTTGGGAAAGGACTCGCTTATTAATTGTGCTAAGACAAGCATGTCTTCTAAGTTGATTACAAGTGATAGCGACTTCTTTGCAAATTTGGTAAGTTCTTGGGCCCTTTTGTTGTACTAAGTTTAAGTACTTTATTCAAGGTTCAACGtcatctttttataattttatgtgaTTATCTTGGTGacttttatgtaaaataatgttGCCTGTGGTTCATTTACCTTATACTTGCTAAGATAATGGAATAATGACAATATCTTCTGATCTTCATTTGATTGCTCAAGTCTTGTGTATATCTTTTGGTCCGTAGGTTGTAGATGCAGTGCAAGCAGTCAAGATGACCAATGCAAGGGGAGAAATTAAATACCCAATTAAGGTTTGCGACTTTCTGGTTTATTTTTCCAACCTGGCTTTTGGAATTCCAACGTTTACTTATTTCCTTCCTAGATTGTTCTTTAAGTTTAAGTTAGGCAACAAAGTTTTAGAATTGGCTCTATATGTGTGGTGTTTCTGGTCCGCATACAAATGTTTATTAGTTATGTCTTCCAACTTACTTTTGGATCCTTACCAATTTGAGCATAGCCTAACTAGTTAAAACACATACTCTCAACCAAGAGATCAAATGTTCGAATCTCCTCAAGTCAACATTTCTTTTCGCtccaagaaaaaataattacatttgaTCCTTTAGAGAGAAGGCTGTTGAGACTTGGAATCATTCACAcgttttctcttcttttgagGATTTTTAGGTTCATGTTCACATGGAACGTTCTTCCTCAATGCTTTCTCTTCATGTCTTCTTTATGACTTAGAAAGTCAATTCAAAcggattttttaatttatttgtttttgaaagcATATATTGTGATGATCTTTGAATTCATGTACTCTAATGCAGTGGTGACCATTACACCGTTTTTAGACTTCCTTTCTCCCAATTATCCGGGTTTTGTTCATCAACTCCTTCTTAATCCCATGTCTTCTCCTTTATGGCAAGAGCGATGTGAATCTGTAGAAAGAGATAGTCggatatttatttaaaaatactctaGTTTGAAGTGCATGTTCTCATGGAGTAAAGCTAgatttcatgaaaaaaaagtagaagtTAAGATAAGGATTTTTTTGGACTAGAGTTTAGcctttttttgtgtgtgtttcagggaatcaacattttgaaagCTCATGGAAAGAGTGCAAAAGATAGCTTTCTGTTGAATGGTTATGCTTTAAACACTGGCCGAGCAGCTCAAGGGATGCCAGTAAGAGTTGCACCAGCAAGGATTGCTTGCCTTGACTTCAATCttcaaaagacaaaaatgCAGCTGGGTGTGCAAGTTCTTGTCACTGACCCTCGGGAACTTGAGAAAATTCGTCAGAGGTAATGAATCAcacacaaatttctttttagctTGATGCATCCAAACAATCTGTTGAGTTGAGTTATGGTTAATTCCTAAAGTTTCTCTTCACTGCCAttacaatttgaaaatttcacaCGCACTTCAAAATTTCACATCTTTTCTTTGAGGAAAACTTTTATGTAATTGTTTCTTGATTGATCAAAATGTAGATTTCTTGTATTGTATTGTTTAACCTTCTTATTTGGCAATTATTGCACATCTTGTTCATAGGGAGTCTGATATGATGAAAGAACGTATTGAGAAGCTTTTGAAAGCGGGGGCAAATGTTGTTCTCACCACGAAAGGGATTGATGACATGGCACTCAAGGCAAGcttctttagtttttgttcTCATTTAGCTGCTCTCTGCTATACCTTAATAATTAGTGTGTTCTAATTTTCTGATGTTTGCTATGTTAGCTGACatgtgtttaaatttagtgcatctcatttattttcttgattaaAAACCTACTCCCATCAAGATAAATGAAATGCATCCCCGCATAtctagtgtaaatatttttacccATTTTGCTTTTCTGATTGTATGAGGATCATGTTTACtgttgtatttgtatataattttgttgatgtctagattttttttttaattgccgatatattttgtaattttctctaatatgttattttctaatcgtttttttttctctactgTCAGTATTTTGTAGAAGCAGGTGCTATTGCTGTTAGGCGAGTCAAAAAGGAGGACATGCGCCATGTCGCCAAGGCTACTGGGGCAACCATGGTATGCTAACATCTAACTTTCTCTCTGTATATCTCTCCATTTTCATCTAACCTGTCAGTCTGTTTTATTGTAGATGGTTTTCCTGAATATTGGTTGATTATCTTCACTGTTATATGGGAAGCACATTGTTATGGTTGCTTGTTCTTTGAGCAAATTTCTAAATAGAAGATTAAAGTTTTTACA
Coding sequences:
- the LOC101221684 gene encoding T-complex protein 1 subunit alpha codes for the protein MSIASQTPDILGERQSGQDVRTQNVVACQAVANIVKSSLGPVGLDKMLVDDYGDVTITNDGATILKMLEVEHPAAKVLVELAELQDREVGDGTTSVVIVAAELLKRANDLVRNKIHPTSIISGYRLAMREACKYVEEKLAVKVEKLGKDSLINCAKTSMSSKLITSDSDFFANLVVDAVQAVKMTNARGEIKYPIKGINILKAHGKSAKDSFLLNGYALNTGRAAQGMPVRVAPARIACLDFNLQKTKMQLGVQVLVTDPRELEKIRQRESDMMKERIEKLLKAGANVVLTTKGIDDMALKYFVEAGAIAVRRVKKEDMRHVAKATGATMVSTFADMEGEETFEPSLLGYADEVVEERIADDDVVMIKGSKTTSAVSLILRGANDYMLDEMERALHDALSIVKRTLESNTVVAGGGAVESALSVYLEYLATTLGSREQLAIAEFAESLLIIPKVLAVNAAKDATELVAKLRAYHHTAQTKADKKHLSSMGLDLTNGSIRNNLEAGVIEPAMSKVKIIQFATEAAITILRIDDMIKLYKDETQNEE